A single genomic interval of Panthera uncia isolate 11264 chromosome A1 unlocalized genomic scaffold, Puncia_PCG_1.0 HiC_scaffold_17, whole genome shotgun sequence harbors:
- the SRP19 gene encoding signal recognition particle 19 kDa protein isoform X1, producing MACAAARSPADQDRFICIYPAYLNNKKTIAEGRRIPISKAVENPTATEIQDVCSAVGLNVFLEKNKMYSREWNRDVQYRGRVRVQLKQEDGSLCLVQFPSRKSVMLYAAEMIPKLKTRTQKTGGGDQSLQQGEGSKKGKGKKKK from the exons ATGGCTTGCGCTGCTGCACGGTCCCCGGCCGACCAAGACAG ATTCATTTGTATCTATCCCGCTTATTTAAATAACAAGAAGACCATCGCGGAGGGGAGGCGAATCCCCATAAGCAAG GCTGTTGAAAATCCTACAGCTACTGAGATTCAAGATGTGTGCTCAGCAGTTGGACTTAACGTATTCCTTGAG aaaaataaaatgtactctaGAGAATGGAATCGTGATGTTCAGTATAGGGGCCGAGTCCGGGTCCAGCTCAAACAGGAAGATGGCAGCCTCTGTCTCGTACAGTTTCCATCAC GTAAGTCAGTAATGTTGTATGCAGCGGAAATGATACCTAAACTAAAAACAAGGACACAAAAAACAGGAGGTGGTGACCAAAGTCTTCAGCAAGGAGAGGGAagtaaaaaagggaaaggaaagaagaagaagtga
- the SRP19 gene encoding signal recognition particle 19 kDa protein isoform X2, which yields MACAAARSPADQDRFICIYPAYLNNKKTIAEGRRIPISKAVENPTATEIQDVCSAVGLNVFLEKNKMYSREWNRDVQYRGRVRVQLKQEDGSLCLVQFPSHHSLPAILLLPPV from the exons ATGGCTTGCGCTGCTGCACGGTCCCCGGCCGACCAAGACAG ATTCATTTGTATCTATCCCGCTTATTTAAATAACAAGAAGACCATCGCGGAGGGGAGGCGAATCCCCATAAGCAAG GCTGTTGAAAATCCTACAGCTACTGAGATTCAAGATGTGTGCTCAGCAGTTGGACTTAACGTATTCCTTGAG aaaaataaaatgtactctaGAGAATGGAATCGTGATGTTCAGTATAGGGGCCGAGTCCGGGTCCAGCTCAAACAGGAAGATGGCAGCCTCTGTCTCGTACAGTTTCCATCAC aTCATTCCCTTCCAGCCATACTGCTCCTGCCTCCAGTTTAA